A genomic window from Fusarium oxysporum Fo47 chromosome X, complete sequence includes:
- a CDS encoding alkaline-phosphatase-like protein: MGSLPSTRPNFLVIVADDLGFSDCGCYGSEIQTPNIDRLASEVGGIRFTEFHVAAACSPTRSMLMTGTDHHIAGLGQLQEITRSSPAHKGKPGHEGYLNERVVALPELLRDGGYFTCMSGKWHLGLKPEHHPNRRGFKKSLALLPGCANHYAYEPEYQDPKSEPGKFFETAVRALHAEDGRFLAESELGPDWYSSDGYADKLLNYLSDRTGEERQQPFFAYLPFSAPHWPLQAPKETCDKYRGFYDEGPEALRQKRLQRLKELGLIDESAVPHPVTTVPGEPAEWDQLDDETRAASARAMEVYAGMVDRMDWNIGRVIQYLKDKNEYDNTVILFMSDNGAEGASYEAFPLVGSTIMDHVHKYYDNSLENIGRGNSFVWYGSRWAQAATAPSRLYKMFSTEGGCRVPLVVKPTAEAASKAKDSVVTDAFCTVMDIVPTILEYAGLGHPDTYAGRPVMPLRGKSWKSFLDQLDKMSRSSPIHDKDYVAGFEVAGSGALRRGHWKITYVPKPKGPQRWELFNIKRDPGETNDLAEAEPELMVEMLKLWEEYKNEVGVVGLAGEFPGMTGKQGAQQDTIQDEMEDPYSWIKYIKRPGITPKELIGIVPV; encoded by the exons atggGCTCTTTACCATCTACACGACCGAATTTCCTTGTTATCGTCGCAGATGATCTTGGCTTCAGTGACTGCGGCTGCTATGGCTCGGAGATCCAAACGCCAAACATTGATCGTCTTGCGTCCGAAGTTGGAGGAATTCGCTTCACAGAATTCCATGTCGCTGCAGCGTGTAGTCCTACGCGATCTATGCTCATGACGGGCACGGATCACCATATCGCTGGGCTAGGTCAGCTCCAAGAGATTACCAGGAGCTCACCTGCTCATAAAGGCAAGCCTGGCCACGAAGGCTATCTCAATGAGAGGGTTGTCGCACTTCCTGAACTGTTGAGAGATGGCGGATATTTCACCTGCATGAGTGGCAAGTGGCATCTGGGGCTCAAGCCGGAGCATCATCCGAATAGGAGGGGTTTCAAGAAGAGTTTAGCTCTACTCCCTGGATGTGCGAACCACTACG CGTATGAGCCTGAGTATCAAGACCCTAAGTCTGAGCCGGGCAAGTTCTTCGAGACAGCTGTCCGAGCCCTCCACGCCGAGGACGGAAGGTTCCTTGCCGAAAGTGAACTTGGTCCTGACTGGTACTCCTCTGACGGCTATGCCGACAAGCTTCTGAATTACCTCTCGGACCGAACAGGGGAAGAGCGCCAACAGCCTTTCTTCGCGTATCTCCCATTCTCAGCACCGCACTGGCCACTCCAAGCTCCAAAAGAGACATGCGACAAGTATCGTGGTTTCTATGATGAAGGACCTGAGGCTCTGCGACAGAAACGTCTACAGAGGCTCAAAGAGCTTGGTCTGATTGATGAGTCGGCCGTGCCTCATCCGGTGACCACTGTTCCCGGTGAACCTGCTGAGTGGGACCAGCTGGATGACGAAACCAGAGCTGCTAGTGCACGTGCTATGGAAGTCTATGCTGGCATGGTTGATCGTATGGATTGGAACATTGGCCGAGTGATTCAATatctcaaggacaagaatgAGTATGACAACACAGTCATTCTGTTCATGAGTGATAATGGAGCTGAGGGAGCGAGCTATGAAGCTTTTCCTCTCGTCGGCTCTACCATCATGGACCATGTGCATAAATACTACGACAACAGTTTAGAGAATATTGGTCGTGGGAACTCTTTCGTCTGGTATGGCTCGAGATGGGCTCAGGCGGCTACAGCACCTTCGAGGCTGTATAAGATGTTTTCGACAGAGGGTGGATGTCGAGTACCCCTCGTTGTCAAACCTACGGCGGAAGCCGCATCAAAGGCAAAGGACAGTGTCGTCACAGATGCTTTCTGCACAGTCATGGATATCGTTCCCACCATTTTGGAATACGCTGGTCTGGGCCATCCTGACACCTACGCCGGAAGACCAGTCATGCCTCTCCGCGGCAAAAGTTGGAAATCCTTCCTCGACCAACTAGATAAAATGTCGCGATCCTCACCAATCCACGACAAGGACTATGTCGCAGGTTTTGAAGTCGCAGGTTCAGGCGCTCTCCGTCGCGGACACTGGAAGATCACCTACGTCCCAAAGCCAAAGGGCCCTCAAAGATGGGAGTTattcaacatcaagagaGATCCTGGAGAGACGAATGACttggctgaagctgaacctGAGTTAATGGtggagatgctgaagctATGGGAGGAGTATAAAAACGAGGTCGGCGTGGTGGGATTGGCGGGCGAATTCCCGGGCATGACTGGTAAGCAGGGGGCTCAGCAGGATACCATCcaggatgagatggaggacCCGTATTCCTGGATCAAGTATATAAAGAGACCGGGGATTACACCAAAGGAGTTGATAGGCATTGTTCCAGTTTAA
- a CDS encoding general substrate transporter encodes MADNIITAAKSGRFSEMNGTMLFLLMYMCFCSFNFGYDVGNFGSVQGMQAFGRQFGTCDKETGSCSLQPWLSSVMTSVPFIGKALGTVTCGIIAERWGRKIAIMGLIIASFVGVLLQTTATTAAQFTIGRFISFAMTGMTIVVVPIYQAETAPRALRGLVTSSLQLMINLGALVASLVTWRTSSMKTNAAWHIPVGLQFLAPTFLLVLWFWVPESPRWLLAKDYVQEATKSLRRIRKDKSEEDIEFEIQAIQHAHSNDHKGRWAELFDAKNRRRTMVAILAMFGQQITGQAFASQYSVIFYLSQGFGARSFVFSVVGSVVGLACLFVTWFTVDLVGRRVLLLIGGTGMAIFLFIVGSVGAIPNPNEIQKNTLVASFILFPSCYALSWAPVSYIVLSEAASSHIKEKTNLLASVISVLTTFVTSFTLPYLLSKPYAGLGAKVGFIYGSFCVAMVVLAYFFIPELKGRSLEEVDQLFASGQPLRKLGSLETRTAEEAFESDSKQQPRTEVKELV; translated from the exons ATGGccgacaacatcatcaccgccGCCAAAAGCGGTCGTTTCAGCGAGATGAACGGAACCATGCTCTTCCTGTTAAT GTATATGTGCTTCTGCTCATTCAACTTCGGTTATGACGTCGGCAACTTTGGATCCGTTCAAGGAATGCAAGCTTTCGGTCGTCAATTTGGCACCTGTGACAAGGAGACAGGAAGCTGTTCCCTTCAGCCATGGTTATCATCTGTCATGACCTCTGTCCCATTTATTGGGAAGGCCTTGGGTACGGTGACTTGCGGTATCATTGCTGAGCGATGGGGAAGAAAAATTGCCATCATGGGACTTATCATTGCTTCATTCGT TGGTGTTCTCCTGCAAACTACGGCAACCACCGCCGCACAATTCACAATCGGTCGCTTCATCTCCTTCGCCATGACAGGCATGACTATCGTCGTCGTTCCCATCTATCAAGCCGAGACAGCCCCCAGAGCACTGCGCGGCCTGGTGACCTCTTCACTCCAGCTTATGATCAACCTCGGCGCCCTAGTGGCGTCGCTTGTTACGTGGCGTACCAGCTCGATGAAGACCAACGCTGCTTGGCATATTCCCGTGGGTTTGCAATTCCTTGCACCTACGTTCCTGCTCGTACTATGGTTCTGGGTCCCTGAAAGTCCCCGATG GCTTCTTGCTAAGGACTACGTACAGGAAGCTACCAAGTCCCTCCGCCGAATCCGAAAGGACAaatctgaagaagacataGAGTTCGAGATCCAGGCCATTCAACACGCCCACTCCAACGATCACAAGGGTAGGTGGGCTGAACTGTTCGATGCTAAGAATAGGCGCCGCACTATGGTAGCTATTCTCGCCATGTTTGGACAGCAGATTACAGGCCAGGCTTTTGCCTCGCAATACTCGGTCATTTTCTACCTGTCTCAGGGATTTGGCGCAAgaagcttcgtcttctctGTTGTTGGCTCTGTCGTAGGTCTTGCATGCCTCTTTGTTACGTGGTTCACTGTCGACCTGGTTGGCAGAAGAGTCTTGCTGCTTATTGGTGGTACCGGCATGGCGATATTTCTATTTATTGTCGGATCAGTTGGAGCCATCCCAAACCCCAATGAGATACAAAAGAATACTCTC GTGGCTTCCTTCATACTCTTTCCCTCCTGCTATGCCCTCTCTTGGGCGCCTGTCTCCTACATTGTCCTGTCTGAAGCAGCATCCAGCCACATCAAGGAAAAGACCAACCTTCTCGCCTCCGTCATTTCCGTCTTGACCACCTTTGTAACATCATTCACGCTTCCCTATCTTCTGAGCAAGCCTTATGCAGGACTTGGCGCCAAGGTCGGATTCATCTACGGAAGCTTCTGTGTAGCCATGGTCGTTCTTGCATACTTCTTTATTCCCGAGCTCAAGGGCCGAAgcttggaagaagtggaTCAGCTGTTTGCAAGTGGGCAGCCTTTGAGAAAGCTTGGTTCTCTCGAGACCAGGACAGCAGAGGAAGCTTTTGAAAGTGACTCGAAGCAACAGCCCAGGACTGAGGTGAAGGAGTTGGTGTAG
- a CDS encoding Hydantoinase B/oxoprolinase-domain-containing protein, translating to MGDIRVSIDRGGTFCDVIATGADGNDPFIFKLLSEDPSNYPDAPAEAIRRVLDKYEGKTIPAGEKLDASRIASCRIGTTVATNALLTGNGEKFAFATTKGFKDVCVIGDQSRPELFNLEIRKPTALHSSVIEIDERVTIEDYDLNPHKQKTVNVENDANLVKTPSGEVIRILKRPDEKIVRQQLEVLLEQGYTSLAVCFMHAYIFPDHEKMVARIAKKVGFQFVTISSETSPAINFLRRSNSTCSEAYLYPIIRRYINNFQAGFKIPPQRVEFMCSDGGLKQADKFRGNEALLSGPAGGVVGTAKCFDVDEGTPVIGFDMGGTSTDVSRYDGKYDFLQQTSIAGRTINLSMLNIATVAAGGGSILFARNGFLSVGPESAGAHPGPSCYRKGGPLTVTDANLFLGRLVLSSFPAIFGESGDQEIGTEIVASKFEEITQDFNRQTSQDLTCEEVASGFLNIANETMSRPIRNATEARGYAPESHNLVSFGGAGGQHACAIADKLGIKRVIIHKLSSLLSAHGIAHAELQYEMFEPFAAELDIKAMKGVESLFLTLKDKVTKELVSQKASEESLVFDEALVLKYFGTDTNLSISKPADGDYAAAFTALHLREFAFSMNRPIIIESVKVRGSGSTGAPSHETSACKEMASSKRKLFSDSAVRQRVYLDGSWQETRVFKLDDIPEGSLINGPAIIIDETQTILVESLFQAHILVNYVVLEKIASEEQSLKCSISRTLSTSKDTLSPIKLSVFAHRFMAIAEQMGNTLQRTSISSSIKERLDFSCAIFSPEGKLVANAPHIPIHLGSMQFAVQAQHRHWSGKLKPGDVLLTNHPSWGGTHLPDLTVVTPVFVGDQIAFYVASRGHHTDIGGMGITSMMPESRSLWEEGIIVPSMKIVSSGEFLESEVRAAFEKVGTYPGCSATRRIQDNISDLKAQTSANQRGITLLQKLCNEYSLEVVHKYMTGIQDNAELAVREFFKKLAHEHPGPLSATDYLDDGTVMKVRISIDKDTGSAIYNFAGSGPQMWGNYNCPISITHSAIIYSIRCLVNLEIPLNEGCLAPCDIRVPVGSILNPTPTVAICGSTLASQRVIDLVLRAFGRFGASQGCANALGWGMGGKNPVTGKTEPGWNYGESIGGGVGAGEGYNGASGVHVHSTNTRQTDSEVIEKRTAVLVRRYGIREGSGGKGRWRGGDGIIREIEARANLKFSILSDRRVYRPYGMAGGYGGQKGENLAFKFNEQLEMEAINLGGKAIVHLVPGEYIQINTPGGGGYGTPDDEEVDPGFKVVIVRNNRILCNWKVKLSIKLRVGKMRLINTTTLEVEEFFDVSIPEYAILSHTWGDGEVSLQDWADRKNRRFKPGFQKIVWACAQAAKDQLGHVWVDTNCIDKSSSAELSEAINSMFRWYRRSAVCYVYLEDVPAMTLDECTKADSAFRNARWFTRGWTLQELIAPPNVSFFSSNWTLIATKSELAPCITEITGIPWSCLLKGRLSKAHPLRRYSVAQRMAWASSRSTTRIEDQAYSLLGLFDISMPLVYGEGFEAFTRLLGEIIHKYADHSFFASRLQYITLPIVPTLVPHFVFGVLDCWDIETTSTTTTRYVSRIWIPLLRKGNGESQRYLRLIWPKTFFPVKMARKDSIMFHEEEQILSKGDEHTSVDSEEPSNHVDTVSTAMQRSILVKKPYATILSVPSWQPREAGSPFLLCFPRGTADYRLYGIFPSDHESDTAWASETPPLLPLIMPRRIHRSSHQADERELFGKGQTEIYAAMVVFKKRGSKPPRFVAIFLSNIAQKDNRKEGRIVFEPRSKVIPNWSPTGDADLEAVDFSSFPDVEFDGDTLVTVQKIASNPRIRAKDRFVGLTQIIFDREQMMEELRLLPDRKDKASRGILQHYGQDSSDEEAAD from the exons ATGGGTGACATTCGAGTTTCAATCGATCGGGGCGGCACATTTTGTGACGTGATCGCTACAGGCGCTGATGGAAACGACcctttcatcttcaagctcttaTCAGAGGACCCATCCAACTATCCAGATGCACCAGCGGAGGCAATTCGAAGGGTATTAGATAAGTATGAAGGAAAGACGATTCCTGCCGGTGAGAAGCTCGATGCTTCAAGAATAG CATCATGCCGTATCGGTACCACGGTTGCGACGAATGCTCTCCTCACGGGCAATGGCGAGAAGTTTGCTTTTGCAACTACCAAAGGTTTCAAAGACGTTTGCGTTATTGGAGATCAGTCTCGTCCTGAATTGTTCAACCTTGAGATACGCAAGCCAACCGCCCTCCACTCTAGTGTTAtcgagattgatgagagaGTCACCATAGAAGACTATGATCTGAACCCTCACAAGCAAAAAACAGTCAACGTCGAGAACGATGCGAACTTGGTCAAAACTCCAAGCGGTGAAGTCATCCGGATTCTCAAGAGACCTGATGAGAAAATCGTACGACAACAGCTCGAGGTCCTGCTGGAACAAGGCTACACATCGCTCGCAGTATGCTTCATGCATGCCTATATCTTTCCAGACCACGAGAAGATGGTAGCCCGAATCGCAAAGAAGGTCGGTTTTCAATTCGTCACTATCTCGTCTGAGACCAGCCCAGCGATCAACTTCCTCAGAAGGAGCAACTCTACTTGTTCAGAAGCGTACTTATACCCCATCATCAGACGATACATCAACAATTTCCAAGCAGGCTTCAAGATCCCTCCCCAGAGGGTAGAGTTTATGTGCTCTGACGGTGGGCTCAAGCAGGCCGATAAGTTTCGAGGAAACGAGGCACTGTTGAGCGGACCAGCTGGCGGTGTTGTGGGTACAGCGAAATGTTTCGACGTTGATGAGGGGACACCTGTTATTGGATTCGACATGGGTGGTACAAGCACTGATGTGTCGAGATATGACGGGAAATACGACTTTCTCCAACAGACATCCATCGCTGGGCGAACTATCAACCTGTCCATGCTTAATATTGCAACTGTAGCTGCAGGAGGTGGATCAATCTTGTTTGCCCGCAATGGGTTCTTATCCGTTGGCCCAGAGTCTGCTGGAGCGCACCCGGGGCCTTCATGCTATAGAAAGGGAGGTCCTCTGACCGTTACCGATGCCAATCTGTTCCTCGGACGGCTCGTACTTTCGTCGTTCCCTGCCATCTTTGGAGAGTCTGGAGATCAAGAAATAGGCACAGAAATCGTGGCTAGCAAGTTTGAGGAAATTACTCAAGACTTCAACCGGCAGACGTCTCAGGATCTTACATGCGAGGAGGTAGCTTCAGGGTTCTTGAACATAGCCAACGAGACAATGAGTCGACCTATCCGAAACGCAACCGAGGCTAGAGGCTACGCTCCTGAGAGCCACAATCTCGTGAGCTTTGGTGGTGCAGGTGGCCAGCATGCTTGTGCTATTGCTGATAAGCTTGGCATCAAGCGCGTGATCATACACAAACTTTCATCGCTGCTCTCAGCTCATGGTATCGCGCATGCGGAGCTTCAGTATGAGATGTTCGAGCCATTCGCAGCCGAGCTCGACATAAAAGCCATGAAAGGGGTAGAAAGCCTCTTTCTAACACTGAAGGACAAGGTGACTAAGGAGTTGGTGTCCCAAAAGGCTTCAGAGGAAAGCTTGGTTTTTGACGAGGCACTTGTGTTGAAGTATTTTGGCACTGATACAAATCTTTCCATTTCTAAACCCGCCGATGGCGACTATGCTGCTGCCTTCACAGCTCTGCATCTACGCGAATTTGCCTTTTCTATGAATAGGCCTATTATCATCGAATCTGTCAAGGTTCGAGGCTCAGGAAGCACTGGTGCACCGAGTCATGAGACGTCAGCATGCAAAGAGATGGCTTCAAGTAAGCGAAAGTTGTTCTCCGACAGTGCTGTGAGGCAAAGAGTATACCTTGATGGCTCATGGCAGGAGACGAGAGTCTTCAAGCTGGATGATATCCCTGAGGGAAGTCTTATCAACGGCCCAGCAATTATAATCGACGAGACACAGACAATACTTGTGGAATCTCTCTTCCAGGCACATATTCTAGTCAACTATGTTGTGCTGGAAAAGATAGCTTCTGAAGAACAATCCCTCAAGTGTTCTATTTCACGGACCTTATCTACATCGAAAGACACCCTAAGTCCCATTAAACTATCCGTCTTCGCCCATCGCTTCATGGCAATCGCCGAGCAAATGGGCAACACCCTCCAACGAACATCCATCTCAAGCAGCATCAAAGAACGACTCGACTTTTCCTGCGCCATCTTTTCCCCCGAGGGCAAACTTGTCGCCAACGCTCCCCACATCCCCATCCATCTCGGAAGCATGCAATTTGCTGTCCAGGCCCAGCACCGCCACTGGAGCGGAAAGCTTAAACCTGGCGACGTTCTTCTAACGAATCATCCATCTTGGGGTGGAACCCATTTACCGGACTTAACAGTGGTTACACCTGTTTTCGTGGGAGATCAGATAGCATTCTACGTTGCGTCTCGAGGTCACCATACCGATATCGGCGGTATGGGTATCACTAGTATGATGCCCGAGTCGCGGTCTCTATGGGAGGAGGGTATAATAGTACCATCCATGAAGATCGTCAGCAGTGGCGAGTTTCTTGAAAGTGAAGTCCGGGCCGCGTTTGAGAAAGTCGGTACTTATCCTGGCTGCAGCGCAACACGCCGTATTCAAGACAATATTTCAGACCTCAAAGCACAGACGTCAGCTAACCAGCGCGGTATAACCCTCCTTCAGAAGCTCTGCAACGAGTATTCGCTAGAAGTGGTGCACAAGTACATGACGGGTATCCAAGATAATGCAGAGCTTGCAGTACGGGAGTTCTTCAAGAAACTGGCTCATGAGCATCCGGGTCCTCTATCAGCGACAGATTACCTGGACGATGGCACTGTCATGAAAGTCAGGATCAGTATCGACAAAGACACAGGTAGTGCTATATATAACTTCGCTGGCTCAGGTCCCCAGATGTGGGGAAATTATAACTGTCCAATTTCTATCACCCACTCGGCGATTATCTACAGCATCAGATGCTTGGTCAATCTTGAAATCCCCCTAAACGAAGGCTGCTTAGCACCATGCGATATTCGCGTGCCCGTGGGCTCTATCCTCAATCCCACTCCGACTGTGGCCATCTGTGGCTCAACACTAGCAAGTCAGCGAGTAATCGACCTAGTCCTCCGTGCTTTCGGTCGCTTTGGCGCAAGTCAGGGTTGTGCAAATGCTCTCGGTTGGGGCATGGGGGGCAAGAATCCAGTGACGGGTAAGACTGAACCAGGGTGGAATTACGGAGAGTCGATTGGCGGAGGGGTCGGTGCTGGTGAGGGCTACAACGGTGCGAGCGGCGTGCAC GTCCATTCCACGAACACCCGTCAAACCGATAGTGAAGTGATAGAAAAGCGCACTGCCGTCCTTGTACGAAGATATGGCATCCGAGAGGGCAGCGGCGGAAAAGGTCGCTGGCGTGGTGGCGATGGCATCATTCGCGAGATCGAAGCGCGCGCAAATCTCAAGTTCAGTATCCTGAGCGATCGACGGGTGTACAGACCGTACGGAATGGCTGGGGGTTATGGAGGCCAAAAGGGCGAAAACCTTGCTTTTAAGTTCAATGAGCAGCTTGAGATGGAAGCAATTAATCTGGGTGGCAAGGCGATTGTGCATCTTGTGCCTGGAGAGTATATCCAGATCAATACGCCTGGAGGAGGCGGCTATGGAACGccagatgatgaggaggtcgaCCCAGG CTTCAAGGTTGTAATAGTGAGAAATAATCGGATATTGTGTAACTGGAAGGTGAAATTATCTATCAAGCTTAGGGTAG GTAAAATGCGACTTATCAATACCACGACCCTCGAGGTGGAAGAATTCTTTGACGTGTCCATTCCCGAATATGCTATTCTATCGCATACCTGGGGCGACGGTGAAGTCTCACTACAAGACTGGGCCGATCGCAAGAACCGCCGCTTCAAGCCCGGGTTTCAGAAGATCGTCTGGGCCTGTGCTCAAGCTGCCAAGGACCAGTTGGGCCACGTTTGGGTAGACACCAATTGTATCGACAAGAGCAGCTCTGCGGAGCTATCTGAGGCTATTAATTCCATGTTCAGATGGTACCGAAGATCTGCTGTCTGCTACGTATACCTCGAGGATGTCCCTGCCATGACTTTGGATGAATGCACAAAGGCGGATAGTGCGTTTAGGAATGCAAGATGGTTCACAAGAGGCTGGACTCTCCAGGAACTAATCGCACCGCCGAATGTcagtttcttctccagcAACTGGACTCTGATAGCGACAAAGTCTGAGCTGGCACCTTGCATCACCGAGATCACAGGCATCCCTTGGTCATGTCTACTCAAGGGCAGGCTGTCCAAAGCACATCCACTGCGGAGATACAGCGTTGCACAGAGAATGGCCTGGGCTTCAAGCCGTTCAACGACACGTATTGAGGACCAGGCATACTCTCTCCTCGGACTCTTCGACATCTCCATGCCACTGGTATACGGCGAAGGCTTTGAAGCTTTCACCAGACTACTTGGAGAGATCATCCACAAATATGCAGATCATAGCTTCTTTGCATCCCGACTGCAATAT ATCACTCTGCCCATTGTGCCTACTTTGGTTCCTCATTTCGTATTTGGCGTGCTTGATTGTTGGGACATTGAGACTACGAGTACCACGACAACGCGTTATGTATCACGAATATGGATACCACTCCTCCGGAAGGGAAATGGTGAGTCGCAGCGGTACCTACGATTGATCTGGCCTAAAACCTTTTTCCCGGTAAAGATGGCTCGGAAGGACAGTATAATGTTTCacgaagaagagcaaatTCTCTCCAAAGGAGACGAGCATACATCAGTTGATTCAGAAGAACCTTCCAATCACGTGGACACAGTATCAACAGCGATGCAAAGAAGCATTCTGGTCAAGAAGCCATATGCGACCATCCTCTCAGTCCCGTCGTGGCAGCCTCGTGAAGCAGGAAGCCCGTTCCTACTCTGCTTTCCTCGAGGAACGGCAGACTACCGTCTATACGGTATCTTCCCCAGCGACCATGAGTCTGACACCGCATGGGCATCGGAGACACCCCCTTTACTACCACTGATAATGCCACGCCGCATTCACAGAAGCAGCCACCAGGCAGACGAGAGAGAGCTGTTTGGAAAAGGCCAAACGGAAATTTATGCTGCAATGGTCGTGTTCAAGAAGAGAGGATCAAAACCTCCCAGATTCGTTGCTATCTTCCTGTCCAATATTGCACAAAAGGATAACaggaaagaaggaagaataGTCTTCGAGCCTAGAAGTAAGGTCATTCCGAACTGGTCACCAACGGGAGATGCAGATTTGGAAGCCGTTGATTTCTCTAGTTTTCCCGATGTTGAATTTGATGGCGACACGTTGGTTACGGTGCAGAAGATAGCAAGTAACCCAAGGATAAGAGCTAAAGATCGTTTTGTTGGGCTGACGCAGATTATCTTCGATAGAGagcagatgatggaagagttGCGTTTACTACCAGATAGAAAAGACAAGGCATCGAGGGGGATCTTGCAGCATTATGGCCAGGATTCGTCAGACGAAGAGGCTGCCGACTGA
- a CDS encoding Alpha/Beta hydrolase protein encodes MVEFITVNGAQLAYELSGPKDAPLMITLHGGRGMAGDHRSDYKVYSRLNDMIRVLSFDFRGHGQSSRTKPYTFKQIVDDIEGVRQHFSGPDEKVIICGGSFGGFLAQEYAIIYPLKVSHLILRGTAASHHHEAGAIKTLEARISKVPSFSKDMLRDKVFGAYDDDEDFRLVHFAMMPLYREDYDANAGLRSCRDTVYVAESHNDLYSQKEKYFDYVDRLSSIMAKTLVIVGEQDWICPPGPDNSRLIADRIDNAELLVVPGANHSVHVEKTDLVISKIREFLEL; translated from the exons ATGGTTGAATTCATCACAGTAAATGGAGCACAGCTCGCTTACGAGCTGAGCGGACCAAAAGATGCGCCGCTAATGATTACTCTTCACGGCGGAAGAGGAATGG CAGGTGATCATAGGTCTGACTACAAAGTATACAGCCGTCTCAATGATATGATCCGTGTGCTTTCCTTTGACTTTCGGGGGCACGGCCAAAGTTCCCGTACAAAACCTTACACTTTCAAACAGATCGTCGATGATATTGAAGGTGTGCGACAGCATTTCTCAGGACCCGATGAGAAGGTTATTATCTGCGGTGGAAGTTTCGGGGGCTTTCTCGCGCAGGAATATGCCATCATTTATCCCCTCAAAGTTTCACACTTGATTCTACGAGGAACTGCAGCCTCGCATCACC ATGAAGCGGGCGCCATCAAGACCCTCGAAGCAAGAATCAGCAAAGTACCCAGCTTCTCAAAAGATATGCTGCGAGACAAGGTCTTTGGCGCAtatgacgacgacgaagattTCAGGCTGGTTCATTTTGCTATGATGCCTCTGTATCGAGAAGATTATGATGCAAATGCCGGCTTGAGGTCTTGCCGTGATACGGTTTATGTCGCAGAGTCACACA ACGATCTTTATTCCCAGAAAGAAAAGTACTTTGATTATGTCGACCGATTGAGTAGTATCATGGCCAAGACTTTGGTCATTGTTGGCGAACAGGACTGGATTTGTCCACCAG GCCCAGATAACTCGAGATTAATTGCTGATCGGATTGATAATGCGGAATTGCTCGTGGTTCCCGGCGCAAACCATAGCGTGCATGTTGAGAAAACAGACTTGGTAATTTCCAAGATCAGGGAGTTTTTAGAATTATAG